In a genomic window of Chryseobacterium sp. G0162:
- a CDS encoding ABC transporter permease, giving the protein MNLSNLFRIAWKALLRNKLRAFLTMLGIIIGVASVIAMTAIGEGSKKSISDQLSSMGSNMITIRPSSNVNVSGGARIGASGLQTLKSQDADAISKGAPDVSYVSPAVQTNGQSINGPNNWPTQLQGVNEEYSQIRDWSVASGNFFSKKDVSSANKVCLLGQTVYTNLFPNGEDPIGSIIRFNKVPMKVIGILSPKGSNAFGQDQDDVILAPFNTVQRRFLGITYVQTIYAASTNANTSQQATDQVSEILRKQHKLPVDGSNDDFSVKTQAELISTMSSTSQLLTVLLSAIAGISLIVGGIGIMNIMYVSVTERTKEIGLRMSIGARGKDILYQFLIEAVLISITGGILGVILGILSSELVTFFLSWPTFITESSIIISFIVCAVTGVFFGYYPALKASKLDPIEALRYE; this is encoded by the coding sequence ATGAACCTCTCAAACCTCTTCAGAATTGCCTGGAAAGCCCTTTTAAGAAACAAGCTTCGAGCATTTTTAACGATGCTTGGGATCATTATTGGTGTTGCTTCCGTAATTGCTATGACTGCCATTGGCGAAGGTTCTAAAAAGAGTATCAGCGATCAGCTTTCTTCTATGGGTTCCAATATGATTACGATTCGGCCTTCAAGCAATGTGAATGTTTCAGGAGGGGCAAGAATAGGAGCCTCCGGATTGCAAACACTGAAATCACAGGATGCTGACGCTATTTCCAAAGGAGCACCTGATGTTTCTTATGTCTCTCCCGCTGTACAAACCAATGGACAGTCGATCAACGGACCCAATAACTGGCCTACCCAATTGCAGGGTGTTAATGAAGAATATTCTCAAATCAGGGATTGGAGTGTAGCAAGTGGTAATTTTTTCAGCAAGAAAGATGTTTCCTCTGCCAATAAAGTCTGCCTGCTTGGACAGACGGTTTATACGAATCTCTTCCCCAACGGAGAAGACCCGATAGGAAGTATTATCAGGTTTAATAAAGTTCCCATGAAGGTTATTGGAATTCTCTCTCCTAAAGGATCCAATGCTTTCGGCCAGGACCAGGATGATGTCATCCTTGCTCCTTTTAATACAGTTCAGAGAAGATTTCTGGGAATTACTTATGTGCAGACCATTTATGCGGCTTCTACGAATGCAAACACGTCACAACAGGCTACGGATCAGGTTTCAGAAATTTTAAGAAAACAGCACAAGCTTCCCGTTGATGGAAGCAACGACGACTTCAGTGTAAAAACCCAGGCGGAACTGATCTCTACCATGAGTTCTACCAGCCAGCTTCTGACCGTACTGCTTTCTGCTATTGCCGGAATCTCATTGATTGTAGGAGGAATCGGGATTATGAACATTATGTATGTTTCTGTGACTGAAAGAACCAAAGAAATCGGTTTAAGGATGTCAATTGGAGCCAGAGGAAAAGACATTCTGTACCAATTTTTGATCGAAGCCGTACTCATCAGTATTACCGGAGGAATATTGGGAGTCATCCTCGGGATTCTTTCCTCAGAGTTGGTTACTTTTTTTCTTTCATGGCCTACCTTCATTACCGAGTCATCCATTATTATTTCGTTTATTGTCTGTGCCGTCACCGGAGTATTTTTCGGCTATTATCCTGCCTTAAAAGCATCAAAACTTGACCCTATTGAAGCATTGAGATATGAATAG
- a CDS encoding DUF2461 domain-containing protein — protein MSASISSKTFDFLKKLTKNNNREWFNENKNLYTESQSNVIDFLDSLIKEMSGFDEELAKIDSKKSLFRIYRDTRFSKDKSPYKTNFGASLGMGKGNQKGGYYLHMEPGKSFLAGGIYMPESSVLKEVRKEISLYGDDFLKILNHKDFKKHFPELDQEDKLKKVPQGFEKEDPMAEYLKLKNFIVVYPIKDEEVLDKNAVKNLSKIFKLMKPFNDFLNTPFQD, from the coding sequence ATGTCAGCCAGTATTTCTTCTAAAACCTTTGATTTTCTAAAAAAGTTAACCAAAAATAACAACCGTGAATGGTTTAATGAAAATAAGAATCTGTATACTGAATCTCAGTCAAATGTCATTGATTTTTTAGACAGCTTGATTAAAGAAATGTCCGGATTTGATGAAGAACTTGCTAAAATTGACAGTAAAAAATCACTTTTCAGAATTTACCGTGACACCCGCTTTTCGAAAGATAAATCCCCGTACAAAACTAATTTCGGAGCTTCTCTGGGGATGGGAAAAGGAAATCAGAAAGGCGGATATTACCTTCATATGGAACCTGGTAAATCTTTTCTGGCCGGTGGTATATATATGCCTGAATCTTCAGTTTTAAAAGAAGTACGGAAGGAAATCTCTTTGTATGGCGATGATTTTCTTAAAATTTTAAATCATAAAGATTTCAAAAAACACTTTCCTGAACTAGATCAGGAAGATAAACTGAAAAAGGTGCCTCAGGGTTTTGAAAAAGAAGATCCTATGGCGGAATATTTAAAGCTTAAAAACTTCATTGTGGTATACCCCATCAAAGATGAAGAAGTTTTAGATAAAAATGCTGTGAAAAATCTCAGTAAGATTTTCAAACTAATGAAACCTTTTAATGATTTCCTGAATACTCCTTTCCAGGATTAA
- a CDS encoding ABC transporter ATP-binding protein: MAEKILDIMDLKREFRMGEEIVHALKGVTFSVERGEFVTIMGSSGSGKSTLLNILGCLDKPSSGDYILDGVNVKNLDRDELAVLRNKKIGFVFQSYNLLPRTTARENVELPLLYNAKISTEERHKRSLEALTAVKLESRIDHLPNQMSGGQQQRVAIARALVNEPVMILADEATGNLDTRTSYEIMALMQDLHKQGRTIVFVTHEPDIATFSSRTVTLRDGKVIKDVKNDNIKSAREALDALPVNDDYQ; this comes from the coding sequence ATGGCAGAAAAAATTCTTGATATCATGGATCTGAAAAGGGAATTCAGAATGGGTGAAGAGATTGTTCATGCGTTGAAAGGAGTTACTTTTTCTGTAGAAAGAGGAGAATTCGTGACGATCATGGGAAGCAGTGGCTCGGGAAAATCTACCTTGCTTAATATTTTGGGCTGCCTGGATAAACCCTCCAGCGGCGATTATATTCTTGATGGAGTTAATGTTAAAAATCTTGACCGAGATGAATTGGCTGTTCTTAGGAATAAAAAAATAGGTTTTGTGTTCCAATCGTACAATCTTCTTCCCAGAACTACAGCAAGGGAAAACGTGGAACTTCCTCTTCTTTACAATGCAAAAATTTCAACAGAGGAAAGACACAAAAGATCATTAGAAGCATTGACTGCCGTAAAATTGGAAAGCAGAATAGATCACCTTCCCAATCAAATGTCAGGTGGGCAACAACAAAGAGTAGCTATTGCCCGGGCTTTAGTGAATGAACCTGTTATGATCCTTGCCGATGAAGCCACTGGAAATCTTGATACAAGAACTTCCTACGAGATCATGGCACTCATGCAGGATTTACATAAACAGGGACGTACCATTGTTTTTGTAACGCATGAACCCGATATCGCTACTTTTAGCAGCAGAACAGTCACACTGCGGGACGGAAAAGTAATTAAGGATGTTAAAAATGACAATATAAAATCTGCCAGAGAAGCGCTGGATGCTCTTCCTGTCAATGATGATTATCAATAA